One Brevibacillus choshinensis genomic window carries:
- a CDS encoding spore germination protein → MKFPRKERDRTQELIDTIDACSLTELEGIPLFEELEDNISFLKNLFSDCSDFVIREFKQRNSVHAVAVFVDGLIDTKEVNQALKALMVLEDGDDDIQVIEEALLPVSQISKVRDYKKLLQAVLSGDTGILIQGNTEALTLGIRGAEMRSVNEPEGEAVIRGPREGFIENIRTNTSMLRRKLKTPRLKMKSLVVGRESNTNIVVSFLEGITDPQIVDEVSQRIGKIDIDAVLESGYIEEFIQDSTYSPFPQVMYSERPDTVAGALLEGRVAIFVDGTPMVLLVPTTFWMMLQANEDYFERFQMATLVRWLRYLFLFVSLLTPGVYVAITTFHQQMLPTTLLLSIAAAREAIPFPAIVEALLMEIAFEALREAGIRLPKTVGQAVSILGALVVGQAAVQAGIVSAPMVIVVSITGIASFTIPHFNAAIALRMLRFPIMIAASILGIYGILVVLLIIVGHMANLRSFGVPYLSPIAPMSVGDLKDVFLRSPWSQLEKRPSFMGIQNARRMDAGFVASINQDKGQEGIKGNSHSNEEGKS, encoded by the coding sequence ATGAAGTTTCCGAGAAAAGAAAGAGACAGGACACAAGAACTCATTGACACGATCGATGCCTGCAGCTTGACAGAGCTGGAAGGCATTCCGCTTTTTGAAGAGCTGGAAGATAACATTTCCTTTCTGAAAAATTTGTTCTCCGATTGCTCCGATTTCGTCATTCGCGAGTTCAAGCAAAGAAACAGCGTGCACGCGGTTGCCGTTTTTGTGGATGGCCTGATTGACACCAAAGAAGTCAATCAGGCATTGAAAGCGTTGATGGTCTTGGAAGATGGCGACGACGATATTCAAGTGATAGAGGAAGCGCTATTGCCCGTCTCGCAGATATCCAAGGTCAGGGATTATAAAAAGCTGCTGCAGGCCGTGCTCAGTGGGGATACGGGTATTCTGATTCAGGGCAATACGGAGGCACTCACGTTGGGGATCCGCGGAGCAGAAATGCGCTCTGTGAATGAACCAGAGGGAGAGGCAGTCATCCGCGGGCCGCGGGAAGGCTTTATCGAAAACATCCGTACGAATACGTCCATGCTGCGCAGGAAGCTGAAAACCCCTCGACTGAAGATGAAATCACTGGTGGTCGGTCGAGAGTCAAACACAAATATCGTAGTGTCGTTCCTGGAAGGAATCACCGATCCGCAAATCGTGGATGAGGTTTCTCAGCGTATCGGGAAGATTGATATCGATGCCGTACTGGAAAGCGGATATATCGAAGAATTTATTCAAGACAGTACCTATTCCCCGTTTCCGCAGGTTATGTATTCGGAACGCCCCGATACGGTAGCTGGCGCTCTTCTGGAAGGGAGGGTTGCCATTTTTGTAGATGGTACACCCATGGTGCTTCTGGTGCCGACTACATTTTGGATGATGCTGCAAGCGAACGAGGACTACTTCGAGCGTTTCCAAATGGCGACGTTGGTTCGCTGGCTGCGCTATTTGTTCCTGTTTGTATCCCTCCTAACACCTGGGGTCTACGTGGCGATCACCACCTTTCATCAACAAATGCTTCCGACGACGCTGCTGCTCAGCATTGCCGCCGCTCGCGAGGCCATTCCTTTTCCTGCTATTGTCGAGGCCCTTCTCATGGAGATTGCCTTTGAAGCGTTGCGCGAAGCAGGCATTCGCCTTCCCAAGACGGTCGGCCAAGCTGTCAGTATATTGGGTGCCCTCGTTGTAGGTCAAGCAGCAGTACAAGCGGGGATCGTCTCGGCCCCTATGGTTATTGTGGTATCCATCACTGGGATCGCCTCCTTTACGATTCCTCATTTCAACGCTGCGATCGCCCTGCGCATGCTGCGGTTTCCGATCATGATCGCTGCTTCCATCTTGGGTATCTACGGAATATTGGTCGTACTCCTCATTATTGTGGGACATATGGCGAACCTGCGATCGTTTGGCGTTCCCTATCTCTCTCCTATCGCACCCATGTCAGTCGGGGATCTAAAGGATGTCTTCCTGCGCTCTCCGTGGTCGCAGCTCGAAAAGCGACCAAGCTTTATGGGGATTCAAAATGCGAGGAGAATGGATGCCGGATTCGTAGCTTCCATTAATCAAGACAAAGGGCAGGAGGGGATCAAGGGCAACAGTCATTCGAACGAGGAGGGGAAATCGTGA
- the ligD gene encoding non-homologous end-joining DNA ligase, which translates to MPTAAKEYELTLDGHTMMITNPYKPLWPEANVTKLDYIRYLLLVSSPLLAYAKNRLLTVIRYPHGIHDKHFYQKNAPEYSPPWLMTSVWENTRYVLCNDQATLIWMANQAALEWHVSFHHAQDEMPTELVFDLDPSTDDFSVVIEAALLLKELLDELQLPSIVKTSGASGLQIYIPIELRYSFEQTREVGQFIASYLVSKHPKLVTIERLIKNRGTKLYIDYLQHWRGKTLPAPYSTRAKMHATVSTPLHWREVPHIHPTDFTVHNVPDRLKKEGDLFAAVSFPSQRASLDAILSILHQR; encoded by the coding sequence TTGCCAACCGCAGCCAAAGAGTACGAGCTGACCCTCGACGGCCACACGATGATGATTACGAACCCGTATAAACCGCTTTGGCCTGAGGCGAATGTCACCAAACTGGACTACATCCGGTATTTGCTGCTTGTCTCCTCCCCCCTTCTCGCCTATGCGAAGAACAGGCTTCTGACTGTCATTCGTTATCCGCACGGAATCCATGACAAGCATTTTTACCAAAAGAATGCTCCCGAGTACTCCCCGCCGTGGCTTATGACGAGTGTCTGGGAAAATACGCGCTACGTGCTGTGCAATGACCAAGCCACACTCATCTGGATGGCCAACCAAGCAGCACTGGAATGGCATGTTTCCTTTCACCACGCGCAGGATGAGATGCCTACCGAGCTGGTATTCGACTTGGATCCTTCTACAGATGATTTCTCCGTGGTAATCGAAGCGGCCCTGCTTCTAAAAGAGCTGCTCGACGAACTGCAGCTGCCGTCCATCGTAAAAACGTCGGGAGCGAGCGGTCTGCAAATCTACATTCCGATCGAGCTTCGCTATTCATTTGAGCAGACTCGGGAGGTCGGACAGTTCATCGCTTCTTATCTGGTGAGTAAACACCCGAAGCTGGTCACGATTGAAAGATTGATCAAAAATCGCGGAACGAAATTGTACATCGACTACCTGCAGCATTGGCGGGGAAAAACATTACCCGCTCCCTACTCGACGCGGGCAAAAATGCATGCAACGGTATCGACTCCTTTGCATTGGCGTGAAGTACCCCATATTCATCCGACTGATTTCACCGTACACAATGTGCCAGATCGACTAAAAAAAGAGGGAGATCTGTTTGCCGCCGTGTCTTTCCCCTCCCAACGAGCTTCGTTGGATGCGATCCTCTCGATCTTGCACCAGAGATGA
- the lgt gene encoding prolipoprotein diacylglyceryl transferase: protein MIDPIAIALGPLKIHWYGIIMGLAFFLGTYLARYNSKRSGIDADHILNMVVLIIPAAIICARLYYVIFEWDQYKNNLMDIFAVWKGGLAIHGGLIGGVLAGTWYIRKHNLPFLKLADVMMPSVILGQAIGRWGNFINQEAHGGPASAEFMAKFPAFIRDQMYIGGQYYHPTFLYESLWNLVVFGILILMLYRFKKFDGQILFSYMILYSIGRFFIEGMRTDSLLIADTLRVAQLVSLSLIAFGLILMLIFARKSKQSGQSHNSVE from the coding sequence ATGATTGATCCGATAGCAATTGCACTCGGGCCCTTGAAGATTCACTGGTACGGCATCATTATGGGACTTGCATTTTTCCTAGGCACTTATCTCGCCCGGTACAATTCCAAACGTTCAGGCATCGATGCAGATCACATCCTGAACATGGTCGTATTGATCATACCTGCTGCGATTATTTGTGCCCGCCTTTACTATGTGATCTTTGAGTGGGATCAATATAAAAACAATTTGATGGACATTTTCGCGGTATGGAAAGGCGGACTTGCCATTCACGGCGGTCTGATCGGAGGCGTGCTGGCTGGGACCTGGTATATCCGCAAGCACAACTTGCCATTCCTCAAATTGGCGGACGTGATGATGCCGAGTGTCATTTTAGGGCAAGCCATCGGCCGTTGGGGCAACTTCATTAACCAGGAAGCGCATGGCGGTCCTGCAAGCGCGGAGTTCATGGCGAAATTCCCTGCCTTTATCCGCGATCAGATGTACATCGGCGGTCAATACTACCACCCGACCTTCTTGTATGAGTCGTTGTGGAACCTCGTTGTTTTTGGCATCCTGATCCTCATGCTTTACCGCTTCAAGAAATTCGATGGGCAAATCTTGTTCAGCTATATGATTTTGTACTCTATCGGTCGCTTCTTCATCGAAGGAATGCGTACAGACAGCTTGCTGATTGCGGACACGCTGCGTGTAGCCCAGCTGGTCAGCCTGAGCCTCATCGCTTTTGGACTGATCCTGATGCTCATCTTCGCTAGAAAAAGCAAGCAATCAGGTCAATCCCACAATTCCGTAGAATGA
- a CDS encoding inorganic phosphate transporter: protein MPDLSPDVIILILVVIMALSFDFINGFHDTANAIATSVSTRALSPRTAIIIASVCNLVGALTYTGVAKTIGGKITDPFKLENGLLVVLAALTAAILWNLITWWFGIPSSSSHAIIGGVAGAAVGAAGFGSINMEGFLDIVKALIISPIVAFVVGFIVIKIVSAIVANTAYHRTNRNFRALQVLSASWQSFSHGANDAQKTMGVITLALLSGGFLHQAPGEFTIPLWVKLSAAIAMALGTSVGGWRIIKTMGGKIMKIKPISGFSADLSSALIITIFTTLKLPVSTTHVITSAILGVGASQKLNAVKWGLAGRILVTWVITLPVTALLAAACYVVFDVFL from the coding sequence ATGCCTGATCTTTCGCCAGATGTGATTATTCTCATACTTGTCGTCATCATGGCGCTTAGCTTTGACTTTATCAATGGCTTTCACGACACGGCCAATGCAATCGCGACATCTGTTTCGACACGAGCGCTCAGTCCTCGCACGGCAATCATCATCGCATCTGTATGTAATCTGGTTGGCGCCCTCACCTATACAGGGGTAGCGAAGACGATCGGTGGAAAAATTACAGATCCATTCAAATTAGAAAATGGATTGCTCGTCGTTCTTGCAGCACTTACCGCCGCAATCCTGTGGAATCTGATCACGTGGTGGTTTGGGATTCCCAGCTCTTCCTCTCATGCTATTATCGGCGGTGTAGCCGGTGCTGCGGTAGGTGCTGCAGGATTTGGCTCCATTAATATGGAAGGGTTCCTTGACATCGTAAAAGCTCTGATTATTTCTCCGATCGTGGCCTTCGTTGTCGGTTTCATTGTTATCAAGATCGTGTCTGCGATCGTAGCCAATACGGCCTATCATCGGACAAACCGCAACTTCCGTGCCCTGCAAGTGCTGTCCGCTTCCTGGCAATCCTTTAGCCACGGTGCGAACGATGCTCAGAAAACGATGGGTGTAATCACGCTGGCCCTGCTTTCCGGAGGATTTTTGCATCAAGCGCCAGGTGAGTTTACCATTCCGCTTTGGGTGAAATTATCGGCTGCAATCGCTATGGCCCTCGGTACTTCGGTTGGCGGCTGGCGCATCATCAAGACAATGGGTGGCAAGATTATGAAAATCAAGCCAATCAGCGGTTTCTCGGCTGACCTGTCTTCTGCGCTGATCATTACGATCTTTACTACGCTTAAGCTACCAGTGAGTACTACACACGTCATTACTTCCGCGATCCTTGGGGTAGGGGCATCCCAAAAGCTGAACGCCGTCAAATGGGGATTGGCTGGACGCATTCTGGTAACATGGGTCATTACCCTGCCTGTTACCGCATTGCTCGCAGCAGCCTGTTATGTCGTGTTTGACGTGTTCCTGTAA
- a CDS encoding DUF47 domain-containing protein gives MLKSNKYIFFDLFEQQIATVHKGTHLFYEMIGNYQDLEAKVKAIKAVEKEGDEIVRRIMNELNSTFITPLEREDIHQLAHTMDSMIDYIDGVADRMYLYQVKQPDPRVLAQANILVKCSAKLIELIRTLRKLDHQVVSKIAREIKDLEHESDSNYRKMVSDLLNAPDANPIEAIKLKEIYDKLEDCADFAEDVSNLVEGIVLKNA, from the coding sequence ATGTTAAAATCTAACAAGTATATCTTCTTCGATCTGTTCGAACAGCAAATTGCCACTGTCCACAAAGGAACGCATCTGTTCTATGAGATGATAGGAAACTATCAGGATTTGGAAGCGAAGGTCAAGGCAATCAAAGCTGTGGAAAAAGAAGGGGATGAAATTGTTCGTCGCATCATGAACGAGCTGAACTCCACTTTTATCACTCCGCTTGAGCGCGAAGATATTCATCAATTGGCTCATACGATGGACTCGATGATCGATTACATCGATGGTGTAGCAGATCGCATGTATCTCTACCAAGTAAAACAGCCGGATCCGCGCGTCCTCGCTCAGGCTAATATTCTGGTTAAATGCTCAGCGAAACTAATCGAACTGATCCGGACTCTTCGCAAGCTGGATCACCAGGTCGTTTCCAAAATCGCACGTGAAATCAAGGACTTGGAACATGAATCCGATTCGAACTATCGGAAAATGGTATCCGATCTGCTGAACGCACCTGATGCGAATCCGATTGAAGCGATCAAGCTGAAGGAGATTTACGACAAGCTTGAAGACTGTGCGGACTTTGCAGAGGACGTTTCCAACCTGGTAGAAGGGATCGTGTTAAAGAATGCCTGA
- a CDS encoding GGDEF domain-containing protein: protein MDSRWISMGASCLMIGMWLLAFGAPADDHETGWFIWAAAVQLAVGYYVGKYVHSLQQMAYHDSLTGVLVNRRFVSRLNQEVETARRSKYPVTLLFIDLDNFKKYNDRHGHLEGDRLLCQFATVLQACVRRQDAVGRWGGEEFVVLLPHTDTNRGLAIGERIQKQVREELDGVTVSIGVASFPLHAADAMQLTEKADTLMYEAKKQKDCMLAATN, encoded by the coding sequence TTGGATTCACGCTGGATCAGCATGGGAGCATCCTGTCTGATGATCGGAATGTGGCTTCTTGCCTTTGGAGCACCCGCAGATGATCATGAAACGGGCTGGTTTATATGGGCTGCAGCAGTCCAGCTGGCAGTCGGGTATTACGTTGGCAAGTACGTCCATTCCTTACAGCAGATGGCATACCATGATTCACTCACAGGAGTCCTGGTCAATCGTCGTTTTGTCAGCAGATTGAATCAAGAAGTAGAAACAGCACGTAGATCGAAATACCCAGTGACTCTTTTGTTCATTGATTTAGACAATTTCAAAAAATACAACGACCGGCATGGACACTTGGAAGGTGACAGACTATTATGTCAATTTGCGACGGTTTTGCAAGCCTGCGTACGTAGGCAAGATGCCGTCGGCAGGTGGGGGGGAGAAGAATTTGTCGTCCTCCTTCCTCATACGGATACGAATAGAGGGCTTGCGATCGGGGAGCGAATCCAAAAACAAGTCCGCGAAGAGCTCGATGGGGTTACGGTAAGCATCGGTGTTGCATCGTTTCCCCTTCATGCTGCGGATGCGATGCAGCTGACGGAAAAAGCCGACACGCTCATGTATGAAGCCAAGAAACAGAAAGATTGCATGCTGGCCGCAACGAATTAA
- a CDS encoding MDR family MFS transporter, protein MVWLYNLIARYDRAIWIRVIGTILTTFAGFMLRPFLAFYLYDRMDGNLLLAAMVTSLQPLTSIISGYFAGSLSDRYGRKPLMVAALLIESISMMGYIWADSIYTFACLTILNGIGASLFWPAASAQVTDIVPEEKRSEVFALLHTALNLGAASGPLIGVALYKINPGIAFGICSLALFIYCLLIAWQIPETLPQEKRIQARKGDGESSAGRMKLFEHKTLIWMTLAAIPVSFLYSQVEIILPQHLRTKYDDFLTIFATLMTINGILVVCCQIAIAKFAERFPAHRVILTAYLFLACVGFGYGWAPGLLALILAETLFTIGEMLYGPQIQKAISVMAPEEFRGRYFAIFGANWGITGTIGPSVGAIAFRGIGGAYWFSVLGLLLLIGGLFQYRFVKKAMLRQAPPSTQPEQQAVSPSL, encoded by the coding sequence ATGGTTTGGCTGTACAATCTCATCGCGCGTTATGACAGAGCCATCTGGATCCGCGTCATCGGGACCATTCTCACGACCTTCGCTGGTTTTATGCTCCGGCCGTTCCTCGCTTTCTACCTGTACGACCGGATGGATGGCAACCTCTTGCTAGCCGCGATGGTGACCAGCTTGCAACCGCTCACGAGCATCATTTCAGGTTACTTTGCGGGAAGCTTATCTGATCGTTATGGAAGAAAACCGTTGATGGTCGCAGCTCTCTTGATCGAATCGATTTCGATGATGGGCTACATCTGGGCCGATTCCATCTACACGTTTGCCTGTCTTACCATCCTCAACGGAATCGGTGCGTCCCTGTTTTGGCCAGCGGCCAGCGCACAGGTGACTGACATCGTCCCAGAGGAGAAGCGAAGCGAGGTTTTCGCATTGCTCCATACAGCTCTGAATCTGGGAGCGGCATCTGGCCCCTTAATCGGGGTTGCGCTGTATAAGATCAACCCTGGCATCGCATTCGGTATCTGCTCACTCGCACTCTTCATTTACTGCTTACTCATCGCTTGGCAGATACCGGAAACATTGCCTCAGGAAAAGCGGATTCAAGCCAGGAAGGGTGATGGCGAGAGTTCGGCGGGCCGGATGAAGCTTTTTGAACACAAGACCTTGATCTGGATGACACTCGCTGCTATCCCGGTGTCATTCCTCTATTCACAGGTTGAAATCATCCTGCCCCAGCACCTGCGTACCAAATACGATGACTTCCTCACCATCTTCGCCACCTTAATGACCATTAACGGAATCCTCGTCGTATGCTGTCAGATCGCTATCGCCAAATTCGCCGAACGCTTCCCAGCCCATCGCGTCATCCTGACGGCGTATTTATTCCTCGCGTGTGTCGGCTTCGGTTACGGCTGGGCACCAGGCCTGCTTGCTCTCATCCTCGCAGAGACACTGTTCACCATCGGGGAAATGCTGTACGGCCCCCAAATCCAGAAAGCCATTTCAGTCATGGCTCCTGAAGAATTCCGCGGGCGCTACTTCGCCATTTTTGGCGCTAACTGGGGAATTACCGGTACGATTGGCCCATCCGTCGGTGCCATCGCGTTTCGCGGCATAGGCGGCGCCTACTGGTTCTCTGTGTTAGGATTGCTGCTGCTCATCGGCGGACTCTTCCAATACCGTTTTGTCAAAAAAGCGATGCTCCGCCAAGCACCACCGTCCACTCAGCCCGAGCAGCAGGCTGTTTCCCCGTCCCTCTGA
- a CDS encoding type III polyketide synthase, with product MPRIEAVATAVPPYVITQEDSMKLARRFFQDAFPDIDRLLGVFGNSQIHKRHLCMPLDWYESERHFAEKNKLYVANAEELAAQAARNCLGKAKLSADSIDCLMFVSSTGIATPSLDSRLVNRLGMRSDVTRVPLWGLGCAGGAMGLSRACEYARAYPERRVLLVSVELCGLTFIRQDMSKSNLVATCLFGDGAAAVLIEGDHAGSQEQSSPRPYFRGARTTTWPDTLDVMGWEVTEPGLKVVFSRDIPSLIHQSMRENVDTFLTPHDTSVDRLRHFIFHPGGAKVLTAYQRSLGLSAEATRLSSEVLRDFGNMSSPTVLFVLEKSMERNWEPGDLGLLAALGPGFSSEMLLLEAR from the coding sequence ATGCCCCGGATTGAAGCTGTTGCTACTGCAGTACCTCCCTATGTAATTACCCAAGAAGATTCGATGAAATTGGCGCGTCGCTTTTTTCAAGACGCTTTCCCTGATATTGACCGACTCCTGGGCGTATTCGGAAACAGTCAGATCCACAAGCGCCATCTTTGCATGCCATTGGATTGGTATGAAAGTGAACGGCATTTTGCTGAAAAGAACAAGCTGTACGTGGCTAACGCAGAAGAGCTGGCAGCCCAGGCAGCGCGCAATTGCTTGGGAAAAGCAAAGCTCTCCGCTGACTCTATCGACTGCCTGATGTTTGTATCCAGCACCGGAATCGCTACGCCCAGTCTGGATTCGCGCTTGGTCAACCGGTTAGGGATGCGCTCGGACGTCACCCGCGTACCTCTTTGGGGTCTCGGATGTGCAGGCGGTGCCATGGGACTCTCTCGTGCTTGCGAGTACGCTCGCGCTTATCCAGAACGCCGTGTGCTACTCGTCAGCGTCGAGCTGTGCGGCTTGACCTTTATCCGACAAGATATGTCCAAAAGCAATCTGGTCGCGACCTGTCTGTTTGGGGACGGCGCTGCTGCTGTTCTCATCGAAGGCGACCATGCAGGCTCGCAAGAACAAAGCTCCCCGCGGCCGTATTTCCGCGGTGCACGGACTACGACATGGCCTGATACGTTGGACGTCATGGGTTGGGAGGTGACAGAGCCTGGCCTCAAGGTCGTCTTTTCCCGCGACATTCCCAGCCTCATCCATCAATCCATGCGAGAAAATGTCGATACCTTTTTAACCCCTCATGACACCTCAGTCGACCGCTTGCGGCATTTCATTTTTCATCCGGGAGGAGCCAAGGTGCTGACTGCCTACCAGCGTTCATTGGGATTGTCAGCCGAAGCTACGCGTCTTTCCTCAGAGGTACTGAGGGACTTTGGCAACATGTCCTCTCCGACCGTGCTTTTCGTGCTGGAGAAGAGCATGGAGCGGAATTGGGAGCCAGGCGATTTAGGACTGCTCGCGGCACTCGGTCCTGGATTCAGCTCAGAAATGCTGCTTCTGGAAGCGAGGTGA
- a CDS encoding isoprenylcysteine carboxyl methyltransferase family protein gives MQRVSELFLAARNARIAREMGGYEVGAEHYVYIVALHVLFFLSLTVEVMMSQPVSLPVWWKVSFTVFLCAQALRYWCIWSLGSRWNTRILIVPDSPPVLRGPYRFLRHPNYLVVATELFVLPMTFGAIFTAFTFSLLNAWMLLRVRIPLENSAVYPTKE, from the coding sequence ATGCAGCGAGTGTCTGAGCTTTTCCTCGCAGCCAGAAATGCGCGGATCGCGCGAGAGATGGGCGGATATGAAGTCGGTGCCGAGCATTACGTGTACATCGTCGCTTTGCATGTTCTCTTTTTCCTGAGTCTGACTGTCGAAGTGATGATGTCCCAGCCTGTTTCTCTTCCCGTGTGGTGGAAGGTTTCGTTTACAGTGTTTCTCTGTGCCCAGGCCCTGCGCTATTGGTGCATCTGGAGTCTGGGGAGCCGCTGGAATACCCGGATCTTGATCGTGCCTGACTCTCCTCCCGTTTTGCGCGGCCCTTACCGCTTTCTGCGTCATCCCAATTACCTGGTGGTCGCAACCGAGCTTTTCGTATTGCCGATGACGTTTGGCGCTATCTTCACCGCTTTCACTTTCTCACTGCTGAATGCATGGATGCTGCTTCGCGTTCGGATTCCTCTGGAAAACAGTGCTGTTTACCCGACGAAAGAATAA
- a CDS encoding aminopeptidase, with the protein MRDPRLEQLAYNLVNYSVRVQPGENILINAKGETPDLVAALVREIYKAKGNPFVQLINPAVSRELAMNCNEEQLAVMVEHEVKLMEKMDGYIGIRAGSNINEMADVPGDKLGMYSRLYELPVMNVRVPHTKWVVLRYPNASMAQLANMSTAAFEDFYFQVCNLDYAKMDKAMDSLVDLMNRTDEVRLVGPGTDLTFSIKDIPAVKCAGLRNIPDGEVYTAPVKDSVNGTITHNAPTPYHGFVFENVQLTFENGKIVKATANDTDRINQILDTDEGARYIGEFAIGVNPFIRNPMKDILFDEKIDGSFHFTPGQCYDEAYNGNKSSVHWDMVSIQRPDWGGGEIWFDGVLIRKDGVFVIPELECLNPENLKA; encoded by the coding sequence ATGAGAGATCCGCGTCTTGAGCAATTGGCTTACAATCTCGTTAACTATTCCGTACGAGTGCAGCCAGGTGAAAACATCCTGATAAATGCCAAAGGAGAGACACCAGATCTGGTAGCGGCGCTGGTGCGTGAAATCTACAAGGCAAAAGGGAATCCTTTCGTTCAGCTGATCAATCCGGCAGTGAGCCGTGAATTGGCGATGAATTGCAATGAAGAACAACTGGCCGTCATGGTAGAGCATGAAGTGAAGCTCATGGAAAAAATGGACGGTTACATAGGGATTCGTGCGGGAAGCAACATCAATGAAATGGCAGATGTGCCAGGTGACAAATTGGGCATGTATTCCCGCCTGTATGAGCTTCCCGTGATGAACGTCCGCGTACCTCATACCAAATGGGTCGTTCTTCGCTATCCGAACGCTTCAATGGCGCAGCTCGCGAATATGTCGACGGCAGCATTTGAAGACTTTTACTTCCAGGTGTGCAATCTGGACTACGCAAAAATGGACAAAGCGATGGATAGCCTCGTAGACCTGATGAATCGCACCGATGAAGTGCGCCTGGTTGGTCCGGGTACCGATCTGACTTTCTCCATTAAAGACATTCCTGCCGTGAAATGTGCAGGACTCCGCAATATTCCGGACGGTGAAGTGTACACGGCTCCCGTAAAGGATTCGGTCAATGGAACCATCACTCACAATGCGCCGACACCGTACCACGGTTTTGTGTTTGAAAATGTACAGCTCACTTTTGAAAACGGAAAAATTGTCAAAGCGACTGCGAATGATACAGATCGAATCAACCAGATTCTAGACACGGATGAGGGAGCGCGTTACATCGGTGAATTCGCAATTGGCGTAAACCCATTCATTCGCAACCCGATGAAAGACATTCTGTTTGATGAAAAAATCGACGGAAGCTTCCACTTCACCCCAGGCCAATGCTATGACGAAGCATACAATGGCAACAAGTCTTCCGTTCACTGGGATATGGTATCCATCCAGCGCCCAGATTGGGGCGGTGGAGAAATCTGGTTCGATGGCGTATTGATTCGCAAAGACGGTGTCTTTGTCATCCCTGAGCTGGAATGCCTCAACCCAGAGAATTTGAAAGCGTAG
- a CDS encoding DUF4025 domain-containing protein, producing MTQQQQGRQEWAEQGGAAEAAEMSGTNEFADGMATTQEQVSDMYKMGTIEDRGNRQ from the coding sequence ATGACTCAGCAACAACAGGGCAGACAAGAATGGGCAGAGCAAGGTGGAGCTGCAGAAGCCGCTGAGATGTCAGGGACAAATGAATTTGCAGATGGAATGGCGACGACCCAAGAACAGGTGAGCGACATGTACAAGATGGGGACGATCGAGGACAGAGGAAACAGGCAGTGA